Genomic window (Salinibacterium sp. M195):
TCCCGGCCTTGCTTTTGAGGGACTTAGCATCGTCTGTACCGAGAGCGTCAAGACGCTTGTCGATTTCGGTGTCGACACGTGACACGAAGAACGAAGCGACTGAGTGAATCTTCGACAGGTCGTGCCCGGCGGCCTTAGCCTTCTCGAGGCCGACAAGATAGGCCTCAATGACGTCGCGGTGGCGAGCCAAGCTAAAGATGAGCGTGACGTTTACGCTGATTCCCGCGGCAATGGTCTCGGTGATCGCTTCGAGGCCCTCAACGGTCGCCGGAATCTTGATCATCGCGTTTTCGCGGGCAACCTTGGCCCACAGTTCTTGCGCCTGAGCGATCGTTCCTGCCGCGTCATGCGCAAGTCCGGGCTCTACTTCAATAGAAACTCGACCGTCGCGTCCGCTGGTGGCATCGTAGACAGGGCGGAAGATATCGCTGGCGGCGGCGACGTCATCTGTGGTGATCTCGAACACTGCTTCGGTAACGCTTTTTCCTGCGGCGGCGAGAGCGGCAACTTGGTCGTCGTACGCCTCGCCTTTAGCCAAGGCTGTAGCAAAGATCGTGGGGTTGGTCGTGACGCCAACAACGTTGCGTGACTTGATAAGGGACTGGAGTCCGCCCGAGTTGATTCGCTCACGGGACAGGTCGTCGAGCCAGATGCTCACGCCGACAGCGGAAAGAGTCGCGGTGGGTGTTTCGTTAGTCATTGTTGTCTCCTTATTCAGGGTGCCTAGAGGGCAGCCAGAGAATCGCGTGCTGCGGCCACTACGGCCTCGGTGGTGATGCCAAACTCTCGGAAAAGTGTCTTGTAGTCCGCCGACGCACCGAAGTGGTCAATCGAAATGCTTCGGCCAGCGTCGCCGACGTATTCCCGCCATCCGGTGGATACGCCTGCTTCAACCGAAACGCGTGCCCGCACTGTAGAAGGCAAAACAGACTCGCGATATTCCGCGCTCTGCTCCGCGAACCATTCGAGACTCGGCGCAGATACAACACGAGCATTGATACCATCTGCCTTGAGCGTCTCGCGTGCTTCGACTGCGAGCTGAACCTCTGAGCCAGTGGCGATCAGGATCACATCGGGAGTTCCGTTCGGAGCCTCGGCGAGAACGTACGCACCCTGGGCAACGTGGGAAGCCGACGCGAATGTCTCACCGCTAGCAACATCATCGCCCCGCTCGAATGTCGGCACGTTTTGACGAGTCAGCGCAATTCCCGCTGGTCCGTTACGGCGCTCAAGGATCGTCTTCCACGCCCATGAGGTTTCGTTGGCGTCAGCAGGACGCACGACATCCATACCCGGAATCATGCGCAGGCTGGCCAGTTGCTCAATGGGTTGGTGGGTCGGACCGTCTTCGCCAAGAGCGATCGAATCGTGAGTCCAGACGAAAATCGAGGGCACCGCCATGAGTGCGGCAAGTCGAACTGCCGGACGCATGTAATCGCTGAAGATAAGGAACGTTCCGCCAAATGCTCGGGTGTTTCCGTGAAGCACTATTCCATTGATGATCGCGCCCATGGCGTGCTCACGAATACCGAAATGGAGTACGCGGCCGTACTCGTTGCCGCTCCACTCGCCGGTAGAGTGCTCGCTCGGGATGAAGGATTGTCCGCCAGCGATCGTCGTGAGGTTTGACTCAGCGAGGTCGGAAGAGCCGCCCCAGAGTTCAGGCATCACTGCGCCAATAGCACCGAGCACTTTGCCACTCGCAGCACGAGTGGAAACATCTTTGCCCGCTTCGAAGTGGGGGAGCGCCGCATCAATGCCCTCGGGCAATTCGCCAGCGAGAACCCGATCGAGCAGAACCTTGCGCTCAGGGTTAGCTGTTGCCCACTGGTCGAACGTTTCGGTCCATTCAGCGCGCTCCTGCTTGCCACGCTCCACAGCCAGTCGGGTGTGGGCAATCACATCATCGTCAACGACGAAGCTCTGTTCAGGATCGAAACCAAGAGCCTTTTTAGTGCCGGCGAGTTCTTCAGCGCCAAGGGCCGAGCCGTGGATCTTTCCCGTGTTCTGTTTGCTGGGAGCTGGCCAGCCAATGATGGTGCGCAGGATGATCATCGACGGCTGGTCCGTGACGGACTTGGCCTGTTCAATGGCAGCGTTGAGGGCTTCTACGTCTTCGACGTATTCGCCTGTCTTCTTCCAGTCGACAACCTGCACGTGCCAGTTGTAGGCCTCGTACCGCATTTTGACATCTTCAGTGAAGGCAATCTTCGTGTCGTCTTCAATGGAAATCTGGTTGCTGTCATAGATGGCAATAAGGTTGCCGAGCTTCTGGTGGCCAGCAAGTGAGGATGCCTCTGCGGATACGCCTTCTTGGAGGTCTCCGTCACCAGCGATCACGTAAACGAAGTGATCGAAGGGGCTCGTTCCTGCCTCAGCTTCGGGATCGAAAAGGCCACGTTCGAATCGCGCAGCGTACGCGAATCCAACAGACGAAGCGATGCCTTGGCCCAGGGGGCCAGTCGTAATCTCTACGCCTTTGGTGTGCCCGAACTCGGGGTGGCCAGGAGTAAGCGAACCCCACGTGCGCAGCGCCTTGAGGTCATCGAGCTCGAGTCCGTAGCCACCCAAGTAAAGCTGTACGTACTGGGTGAGTGAGCTGTGGCCTACAGAGAGGATGAACCGGTCGCGGCCAAGCCACTTGTCGTCGCTTGGATCGCGACGCATCACCTTCTGAAAGAGCAAGTACGCGGCAGGCGCCAAACTCATCGCGGTACCGGGATGCCCGTTACCGACCTTCTCAACAGCATCTGCCGCAAGAATTCGAGCGGTATCTACCGCTTTGTTATCGATGTGATCCCATTGAAAAGCTGCCATGAGAATACTGACCCTTCTGCAAGCGAAGTGCCCAACCAGAAACGATTAAGGCACATGAACGACCCGCCACGCGACAACATTGGCTCGGTCAGTGGTTGCGCCGTGCTGCATAAAAGCTGTGCACGAGCAGGCCATAGACAGGCGGGCACCACAAGTATAGGGAACCGAGCATGCGATCGCTGCTTCGCTACGCTCGCGGTCCGAACAATCTTCGCAACAGCTTAGAATCGAGGGTATGGATGTCACTTTAGAAGCCCCCCAGCAGCAGGAACGCATTGGCATCCTTCGTAAGATTCGCGCCTACGTTGCGCTCACGAAACCGCGGGTCATTGAGCTTCTGCTCGTCACGACCGTGCCTGTCATGGTTCTCGCTGCCGGAAGAATACCCAATTTGTGGCTAGTTTTGGCCACTCTCGTCGGAGGAATCCTTAGCGCATCCTCGGCGAACGCCTTCAACTGCTACATTGACCGCGATATCGACCGTGTGATGGCCCGCACTAAGAACCGACCACTTGTCACAGGCGAATTGAGTGATCGTGAAGCGCTTCTGTTCGCGTGGATCTCCGGAGTTGGCTCTGTTGTCTGGCTCGGGTTGCTCACAAACTGGCTTGCCGCTGCACTGTCGCTGTTCGCGATTCTCTTTTATGTACTCATCTACACGTTGCTATTGAAGCGCCGCACTCCTCAAAACATCATTTGGGGCGGCATCGCTGGCTGTATGCCCGTTCTCATCGGCTGGGCCGCTGTGACGAATGATTTGTCATGGGCAGCCTGGGTGCTTTTCGCCGTCGTATTCCTCTGGACTCCGCCACACTATTGGCCTCTGTCGATGAAATACCGTTCGGAGTACCAGGCGGTCGGCGTTCCGATGCTCGCCGTTGTTCGAGGCCGCGCGGCTGTTGGACTGCAAGTCATCTTGTACGCCTGGGCGACGGTTGCCTGCTCGTTACTGCTGGTGCCGATCGCCGACATGGGGATCGTCTACACAGTGGTTGCTGCAGGCAGCGGTGCATGGTTCATCATCGAGTCTCACCGTTTGTATTCAACGGCGATCCGCCACGGCGAAGTCAAGGCGATGCGCGTCTTCCACAGTTCAATCAGCTATTTGACGCTCGTCTTTCTCGCGGTCGGAATCGACCCGCTGCTCCCGTTCTAAGTGACGAGGTTCGCAAACGCGATTAGTGGGACTGCTCTTCGACCGTGATTCGGGTGTCGGCCTTTTTAGGAGGCTCCACCGTCGGCGACGTCGATGACCGGAGCGACAGCACCACCGCAGTCATTGCGGCCGCGATTGTGCACGCGATGACCATGTGGCTGCCCACGAGAAGGATCGGCAGTCCGCTTCGTGACTGGACGATGCCGATCAATGCTTGAACGATTTCAAGCACCAAGAGGATGATCGCGAAGTCCATGATGCGGCGATGATTGCCGCGGGCAAGCACAATCACGAGGGCCAAAGTCGCTGCGATGAGCGCGTAGCCTGGCCAGCTGTGCACGTGCTGCAGGATGCCCGCATCCAATCCGTTGCGCGCAGTACCGTCGTCACCGGCGTGCGGACCTGCCCCGGTTGTGAGGATGCCGGCAGCGATCGTGAGAGCGACCAAGAGGCTCGTGACGTGCGTGAGGATCGCAATGGGTCGTGAGACGGTGAGTTCAGGCCCACGAAGCCCCATCCAGACTCGATAGACGAGGGCAGCGCTCACGGCCACGAGAATTGCTGAAATAGCGTAGTGAACGCCCACAATGCTTGGGTCGAGTTTGACCCGCACCGAGAGGCCGCCGATGAGTCCTTGAAGCACGGTACCGCCCAAGATGACGAGAGCCAGCGCCATAAGGTCTCGGCGCTCACGGCGAAGCCGAAGCACCATCAACACCATAATAATGGCGACAAATCCAACGAGGATTGACAGCAGTCTGTTGCCGAACTCGATAGCGCCGTGCAACCCCATTTCTGGCGTTGCGACTAATGATGCGTCGGTGCAGAGTGGCCATGTTGGGCATCCGAGGCCGGAACCGGTCAGACGAACGGCGCCGCCAGTCGCCACAATCAAGATTTGGATCACCAGTGAAGTCACCGCAAATATTCGCACTCGCGCGTCGACGGACTTGGGCAAACGTGCGATAACGGCGTTCACGGCCGTACCTCCTGTTATTTCTAGCTTCTGCCTGTAGAATGGATTGCGTTCAGGAACACAGCCCATGCCGGGAAGTCAATGATGACAGCGAGGTAATCCCTTGCTTGTCCTGTTTCAGTCTAAGTTCGCCCGTGCAGTGTTTTGTCACAGCGCACGCGCACCTCTCGAAATTTTCCCGGCAATGTGCTGTGCGATGGAATGCCAACGCAGCCACCTTGGTTGATAGAGGCAGGAAAAGAGGTACCAATGTCTGACGTGCTGATCGATCGTCCGGAACTCAATGGCATGGGCCAGTATGAGTTTGGCTGGGCTGACTCCGACGCTGCGGGAGCTTCTGCACGACGGGGCATCAACGAAGAAGTCGTTCGCGACATCTCTACGTTGAAGAATGAACCCGAATCAATGCTCAAGCTGCGCCTCAAGGGCCTTGAGCTATTCGGTCGTAAACCGATGCCGAAGTGGGGCGCCGACCTGTCGGGCATCGACTTCGACAACATCAAATACTTTGTGCGCTCCACTGAGAAGCAGGCGCAGACGTGGGAAGACCTTCCCGCTGACATCCGTGATACCTACGAGAAGTTGGGCATCCCTGAAGCAGAACGTAACCGTCTGGTTTCGGGCGTCGCAGCACAGTACGAGTCCGAAGTCGTCTTCCATTCGATCAACGCTGAGCTCGAAGCTCAGGGCGTTATCTTTATGGACACCGACACGGCGCTGCGCGAGCACCCCGAGTTTTTCGACGAGTACTTCGGCACGGTAATTCCCGCGGGAGACAACAAGTTTGCCGCGTTGAACACTGCTGTATGGTCCGGCGGCTCCTTCGTTTACGTTCCCAAGGGCGTTCACGTAGAGATTCCCCTTCAGGCCTATTTCCGCATCAACACCGAGAACATGGGGCAGTTCGAGCGCACTCTCATCATTGCGGACGAGGGCTCCTACGTTCATTACATCGAAGGTTGTACTGCACCGATCTATAAGTCGGACTCGCTGCACTCTGCCGTCGTTGAGATCATCGTGAAGAAGAACGCACGCGTTCGCTACACGACGATTCAGAACTGGTCAAACAACGTGTACAACCTGGTGACCAAGCGCGCGATCGCGCACGAAGGTGCAACCATGGAGTGGATTGATGGAAACATTGGCTCCAAGGTCACGATGAAGTACCCGTCGATCTACTTGGTTGGCGAGCACGCAAAGGGCGAGACTCTTTCGGTTGCTTTCGCCGGCCCAGGTCAGCATCAGGACGCCGGCGCGAAGATGATCCACATGGCGCCATACACGACGTCGTCGATCGTTTCGAAGTCTGTCGCCCGTGGTGGTGGCCGAGCCGGTTACCGTGGTGAAGTCCGCGTCGACGAGAAAGCCCATCACTCGGCGAACACGGTTCGTTGCGATGCACTCTTGGTTGACACTATTTCGCGCTCTGATACCTACCCGGCGATTGACATCCGCGTGGATGACGTTCAGCTTGGCCACGAAGCAACAGTTTCGAAGGTCAGCGCTGAGCAACTCTTCTATCTTCAGTCTCGCGGCATGGAAGAAGATGAGGCAATGGCGATGATCGTCCGAGGCTTCATCGAACCCATTGCGCGCGAACTGCCCATGGAGTACGCCTTCGAACTCAATAAGCTCATTGAACTGAGCATGGAAGGATCCGTCGGCTAAATGACGCTCGTTACACCAGAACAACACGGACTCAAGGCCCATAGTGACGGCGGCTGGGACGCGGACGATAAGGGTTTCGTTCCTGTTCAAACGCGCTCTGCACGCCCCAAGTCGTTCGAACACGCCGATTTCGCCCCCGTCAACGGCCTAGAAGCGGATTGGAAGCTCACCCCGGTGAAGCTGATCAAACCGCTTCTCGATGACGCCCTTGACGGCACACCCTACGCAATCGAGACCGATGCTCCCGAGAACATCACGGTTGAGTGGGTTGCTCGGGACGACGCTCGCGTCGCCTCGGCGGGCAAACCTGAGGATCGCGCATCCGCTAACGCTTGGACCAATTTCGAAAAGGCGTTGGCAATCACGGTCACGGGCGAAGAACACGCCACGGTACGAATCGCTCGCTCAGACATGGGCACTACAGCTCGAGCGGCACACACCGTGATAACTGCTCGCCCCCATAGCAACAGCACAGTGCTTATCGAATCGTCAGGATCGGCCTTACTCAGCGAGAACGTTGAGATTGTGGTCGAAGATGGTGCGACCTTGAACGTTGTAAGCGTTCAAGACTGGGCTGACGACGCTATCCACCTAGCAAGCCACTTCGTTCAAGTTGGCCGCGACGCGACTCTCAAGCACACTGTGGTGTCGCTTGGCGGCAAGGTTGTGCGCGTGAATCCGTCAGTACATCTGTCGGGGGAGGGCGCTGACGGCGAACTGTACGGGCTCTACTTCGCCGACGAGGGACAACACCTTGAACAGCGTGTCTATCTTCACCACCAGGCCGCGCAGACTCGCGGCCGCGTGAACTACAAGGGCGCCCTCCAGGGTGCCGGGGCACGCACGGTGTGGGTCGGGGACGTGCTTATCGGCAGCGGTGGCTCCGGGACCGATAGTTACGAGCAGAACCGTAACCTCGTGCTCACTGAGGGCACTCGCGCCGACTCGATCCCGAACCTCGAGATCGAAACTGGCGACATTCAAGGAGCGGGTCACGCCAGCGCAACTGGCCGTTTCGACGACGAGCAGTTGTTCTATCTGCAGGCCCGCGGCATCTCTGAGATCGAGGCTCGTCGCCTCGTCGTCATCGGATTCCTCGCCGAGATCGTCCAAAAGGTCGGAGACGAGCGGCTCGAAGCTCGACTGCAGACTGCAATTGAATCTGAGTTGGAAGGCACGAACTCGTGACCGCCCAGCGCGTCTGCGGCATTGATGAGCTCGAGCCCAATAAGGCCTACCGTGTGGAACTAGACGGCACCGCAATCTGCGTCGTCAAGGACTCAGCTGGCGAAGTTCACGCGATCGGTGACACCTGCACGCACGGTGACATCTCTCTTGCCGAAGGCTTTGTTGAAGACGGCGCTATCGAATGCTGGGCACACGGTTCGCTGTTCTCCCTTGATACCGGCAAGCCGCTGAGCCTGCCAGCCTACGAACCTGTACCGGTCTTTGTAGTGAAGATCGACGACGACGGAGGGGTCCATATCGATCCCGAAGACACCGTCGCCATCGAGAGCTAATAGCTCTCCATACGAGACCACGAAGGAAAGAAATAATGTCAGTACTGTCAGTAAAAGACTTACACGTCAGTGTCGAAACCGAACAAGGCACAAAGCAGATCCTCAAGGGCGTTGACCTGGAGATCAAGCAGGGCGAGATCCACGCGATCATGGGCCCTAACGGTTCCGGCAAGTCAACTCTCGCTTATACAATCGCCGGCCACCCGAAGTACCACGTTGATAGCGGTTCGATCACGCTTGACGGCGAAGAGGTGCTCGACATGACCATCGACCAGCGTGCTCGCGCAGGTCTGTTCTTGGCCATGCAGTACCCGGTCGAGATTCCTGGTGTTAAAGTCGCCGACTTCTTGCGCACAGCGAAGACTGCGCTTTCCGGCGAAGCCCCTGCGCTGCGCCCCTGGATCAAAGAAGTTAACGGTGCGATGAAGGCTCTCCGCATGGAGAAAGCCTTCTCCGACCGCAACGTTAATGAGGGTTTCTCCGGTGGAGAAAAGAAGCGCAACGAGATTCTTCAGCTTGAGCTGCTGAAGCCACGTTTCGCTGTTCTCGACGAGACCGACTCTGGCCTTGACGTTGACGCTCTCAAGATTGTTTCGGAGGGTGTCAACCGCGCACGGGAGGAAACCGGCCTAGGGCTGCTCTTGATCACGCACTACACTCGCATTTTGCGGTACATCAAGCCTGACTTCGTGCATGTATTTGTGGATGGCCGAGTGGCAGAAGAAGGTGGCCCTGAGCTTGCCGACCGCCTTGAAAACGAAGGCTACGATCGATTTTTGACCGACACGAGCGTAGCCTAGGCGTATGTCTACCGTTCTAGCACCCGCGCTTTTCGACGAGGTCGAAGAAGCGCTCAAAGACGTCGTCGACCCTGAACTCGGTGTGAACATTGTCGATCTCGGACTGATCTATGACTTAAGTTGGGATCCTGAGAACAACGCGCTCATCATCAGCATGACGCTGACGTCGGCGGGTTGCCCTTTGACGGACGTCATCGAGGAACAAATTGCCCAGTCTCTCGACAACGTGGTAGAAGCCTTCCGCATCAACTGGGTGTGGATGCCACCATGGGGTCCGGAAAAGATTACAGACGATGGTCGCGATATGATGCGAGCCCTAGGCTTCTCTATCTAGCCCAGTCACGACGATCGTTTCGACGCGCGGCCAAAGCGGCTACTCCCCGTGAGGCGCCACGATTGCCGCGCGTCGTTGCGACACTGATTTCCAGCTATAGGAAAGAAGTGCCGCAGCGATCAGGATCTTTATGACGGCACCCGGGAGGAATGGCGTGATTCCCGAATTCACCAGTTCCATCAGCGTGGATTCATTGCCCAACCGTTGCATCGACAGCCCGAGACCGAGCACTCCTACGATGTAGGTGCTCACGGTAGCGACGCTCGCCGCGACGACGGCGCGGGCGAAGGTGTGGTCCCACTGTCGTTCTGCAAACGCCCCGGCGATCGCGGCCGAGACAATGAAACCAACGATGTATCCGCCACTCGGGCCGAAAAGTACATCCGTGCCGGAGCCCGCGTTGCTAAAAGTCGGCAGGCCGATCGCACCTAGCGCGGCGTAAAGTGCCATCGCGAGCGCTCCACGAACCGCACCCAGCGAGAGCCCAACCACAAGGACAGCCAGCGTTTGCGCCGTTACCGGAACCGGATACAGGGGCACGACGAACTGAGCTGCGAGCGCAGTCAAGGCCGCGCCCGCCACGACAAAGGTCAGGCTCGACGCAACATTCTGACCGAAAAGCAGATCAACAATCGTTGGCCGCAATCCCCAAGTTCTCTCGCTCATCACGGAGCTCTCCGCATCGTGTTGATCGTCGACTGCACTGCGCAGCCAACGCTAGGAAGTAGACTAGTTCGTTGGTGCTGTCGCCACTCAACCCCTACCCCCAAGATTTGGACGTTTTGCCGTGCTTGCTGTGCATGATCTCGAGTTGCGCGTTGGCGCACG
Coding sequences:
- the sufC gene encoding Fe-S cluster assembly ATPase SufC, which produces MSVLSVKDLHVSVETEQGTKQILKGVDLEIKQGEIHAIMGPNGSGKSTLAYTIAGHPKYHVDSGSITLDGEEVLDMTIDQRARAGLFLAMQYPVEIPGVKVADFLRTAKTALSGEAPALRPWIKEVNGAMKALRMEKAFSDRNVNEGFSGGEKKRNEILQLELLKPRFAVLDETDSGLDVDALKIVSEGVNRAREETGLGLLLITHYTRILRYIKPDFVHVFVDGRVAEEGGPELADRLENEGYDRFLTDTSVA
- a CDS encoding metal-sulfur cluster assembly factor; this translates as MSTVLAPALFDEVEEALKDVVDPELGVNIVDLGLIYDLSWDPENNALIISMTLTSAGCPLTDVIEEQIAQSLDNVVEAFRINWVWMPPWGPEKITDDGRDMMRALGFSI
- the tal gene encoding transaldolase; this translates as MTNETPTATLSAVGVSIWLDDLSRERINSGGLQSLIKSRNVVGVTTNPTIFATALAKGEAYDDQVAALAAAGKSVTEAVFEITTDDVAAASDIFRPVYDATSGRDGRVSIEVEPGLAHDAAGTIAQAQELWAKVARENAMIKIPATVEGLEAITETIAAGISVNVTLIFSLARHRDVIEAYLVGLEKAKAAGHDLSKIHSVASFFVSRVDTEIDKRLDALGTDDAKSLKSKAGIANARLAYQVYENAFATDRAQTLIAAGANKQRPLWASTGVKDPSLPDTLYVTELAVGETVNTMPEKTLEATFDHGVIDGEQVTGNYAAATITLDALTALGISYDEVTALLEKEGVEKFIVSWNELLDTVSAALEAAK
- the tkt gene encoding transketolase — protein: MAAFQWDHIDNKAVDTARILAADAVEKVGNGHPGTAMSLAPAAYLLFQKVMRRDPSDDKWLGRDRFILSVGHSSLTQYVQLYLGGYGLELDDLKALRTWGSLTPGHPEFGHTKGVEITTGPLGQGIASSVGFAYAARFERGLFDPEAEAGTSPFDHFVYVIAGDGDLQEGVSAEASSLAGHQKLGNLIAIYDSNQISIEDDTKIAFTEDVKMRYEAYNWHVQVVDWKKTGEYVEDVEALNAAIEQAKSVTDQPSMIILRTIIGWPAPSKQNTGKIHGSALGAEELAGTKKALGFDPEQSFVVDDDVIAHTRLAVERGKQERAEWTETFDQWATANPERKVLLDRVLAGELPEGIDAALPHFEAGKDVSTRAASGKVLGAIGAVMPELWGGSSDLAESNLTTIAGGQSFIPSEHSTGEWSGNEYGRVLHFGIREHAMGAIINGIVLHGNTRAFGGTFLIFSDYMRPAVRLAALMAVPSIFVWTHDSIALGEDGPTHQPIEQLASLRMIPGMDVVRPADANETSWAWKTILERRNGPAGIALTRQNVPTFERGDDVASGETFASASHVAQGAYVLAEAPNGTPDVILIATGSEVQLAVEARETLKADGINARVVSAPSLEWFAEQSAEYRESVLPSTVRARVSVEAGVSTGWREYVGDAGRSISIDHFGASADYKTLFREFGITTEAVVAAARDSLAAL
- the sufD gene encoding Fe-S cluster assembly protein SufD: MTLVTPEQHGLKAHSDGGWDADDKGFVPVQTRSARPKSFEHADFAPVNGLEADWKLTPVKLIKPLLDDALDGTPYAIETDAPENITVEWVARDDARVASAGKPEDRASANAWTNFEKALAITVTGEEHATVRIARSDMGTTARAAHTVITARPHSNSTVLIESSGSALLSENVEIVVEDGATLNVVSVQDWADDAIHLASHFVQVGRDATLKHTVVSLGGKVVRVNPSVHLSGEGADGELYGLYFADEGQHLEQRVYLHHQAAQTRGRVNYKGALQGAGARTVWVGDVLIGSGGSGTDSYEQNRNLVLTEGTRADSIPNLEIETGDIQGAGHASATGRFDDEQLFYLQARGISEIEARRLVVIGFLAEIVQKVGDERLEARLQTAIESELEGTNS
- a CDS encoding non-heme iron oxygenase ferredoxin subunit yields the protein MTAQRVCGIDELEPNKAYRVELDGTAICVVKDSAGEVHAIGDTCTHGDISLAEGFVEDGAIECWAHGSLFSLDTGKPLSLPAYEPVPVFVVKIDDDGGVHIDPEDTVAIES
- a CDS encoding heme A synthase, translating into MNAVIARLPKSVDARVRIFAVTSLVIQILIVATGGAVRLTGSGLGCPTWPLCTDASLVATPEMGLHGAIEFGNRLLSILVGFVAIIMVLMVLRLRRERRDLMALALVILGGTVLQGLIGGLSVRVKLDPSIVGVHYAISAILVAVSAALVYRVWMGLRGPELTVSRPIAILTHVTSLLVALTIAAGILTTGAGPHAGDDGTARNGLDAGILQHVHSWPGYALIAATLALVIVLARGNHRRIMDFAIILLVLEIVQALIGIVQSRSGLPILLVGSHMVIACTIAAAMTAVVLSLRSSTSPTVEPPKKADTRITVEEQSH
- a CDS encoding heme o synthase, which codes for MDVTLEAPQQQERIGILRKIRAYVALTKPRVIELLLVTTVPVMVLAAGRIPNLWLVLATLVGGILSASSANAFNCYIDRDIDRVMARTKNRPLVTGELSDREALLFAWISGVGSVVWLGLLTNWLAAALSLFAILFYVLIYTLLLKRRTPQNIIWGGIAGCMPVLIGWAAVTNDLSWAAWVLFAVVFLWTPPHYWPLSMKYRSEYQAVGVPMLAVVRGRAAVGLQVILYAWATVACSLLLVPIADMGIVYTVVAAGSGAWFIIESHRLYSTAIRHGEVKAMRVFHSSISYLTLVFLAVGIDPLLPF
- the sufB gene encoding Fe-S cluster assembly protein SufB, which produces MSDVLIDRPELNGMGQYEFGWADSDAAGASARRGINEEVVRDISTLKNEPESMLKLRLKGLELFGRKPMPKWGADLSGIDFDNIKYFVRSTEKQAQTWEDLPADIRDTYEKLGIPEAERNRLVSGVAAQYESEVVFHSINAELEAQGVIFMDTDTALREHPEFFDEYFGTVIPAGDNKFAALNTAVWSGGSFVYVPKGVHVEIPLQAYFRINTENMGQFERTLIIADEGSYVHYIEGCTAPIYKSDSLHSAVVEIIVKKNARVRYTTIQNWSNNVYNLVTKRAIAHEGATMEWIDGNIGSKVTMKYPSIYLVGEHAKGETLSVAFAGPGQHQDAGAKMIHMAPYTTSSIVSKSVARGGGRAGYRGEVRVDEKAHHSANTVRCDALLVDTISRSDTYPAIDIRVDDVQLGHEATVSKVSAEQLFYLQSRGMEEDEAMAMIVRGFIEPIARELPMEYAFELNKLIELSMEGSVG
- a CDS encoding biotin transporter BioY → MSERTWGLRPTIVDLLFGQNVASSLTFVVAGAALTALAAQFVVPLYPVPVTAQTLAVLVVGLSLGAVRGALAMALYAALGAIGLPTFSNAGSGTDVLFGPSGGYIVGFIVSAAIAGAFAERQWDHTFARAVVAASVATVSTYIVGVLGLGLSMQRLGNESTLMELVNSGITPFLPGAVIKILIAAALLSYSWKSVSQRRAAIVAPHGE